AAGAATGCACAATGATGGCATTCGCACCGTGGAACAGGCAAAGGAATCTTCACTGCTTTATCAGGAGGAGATCTTTGGTGTGATGCGTATTTTTGGGCTGGGGAATCGAAACCCAGGATCAGAGGAGTTGCGATATATTCGTCGTTGGTTTGATGAATATAAGTTTTCTAAGGAAATGGTATTTGAGGCCTGCAAAAAGACGATGAAAAAGATGCATGGACCAAATTTTGATTATACCGAAGGGACACTAAAAAATTGGATGAAGGATGATGTTCGAACGCTTGCTCAGGTGGAAGCCAGGGATGAACAGCATGGGAAAGAAAAGAAGGTACAAAAATTTCAACGAGCACCTGTGGCACGAGGTAATTTTGTGCAAAGAAAAGATGATATTGATATGGCTGCGTTGCAAAAGGTGGCAGCAAAATTTGGACAGGGAGCAGAAGCATGGCATTAACCAATTCGCAATACAATGCCTTGATGCGTGAGTATGAGGCACAGCAGGCGATAGACAGAGAGGATTGTCAGAGAAGAAAAGAAGAGGTGTATGCAAAAATTCCACAAATGAAAGCATTGGAGGCTCAGGCTGGAGAATTGGCACTTTTGCGTTTTCAAAAGATGATGACAGAAAAAAGTACAGATGTAGGTCTGGGATTTAAGGAAGAAATTCAAGATATTCAAAGAGAAAAGGCAAAGTTATTAAAAAAGCACGGATTTCCTCAGGACTATATGCAGATGCACTATGTCTGTCCAGAATGTAAGGACACAGGAAAAGTGGATGGGAAAAAATGCCATTGTTTTCAGATGAAGGCCTTAAAGTTATTGTATGCACAGTCCAATATTGATGGAACTTTACAGAAGGAAAACTTTGACAATTTTTCCTTTCAATACTATGATAATAGAAAGAGATTGGCAGGAATTGGATTGACCAATTATGAGTATATGAAGAATATTATTCGACATTGCCAAAAATATATTGAAAATTTTGGTCAGCAAAAAGAAAGTATTCTCTTTTATGGCAATACCGGTGTTGGCAAGACATTTTTGACCAACTGCATTGCCAAGGCATTGCTTGATCGGGGCTATGCCGTTTTGTACTTTTCATCGGCAGAATTATTTGACCAAGTAGCCAAGGTAAAGTTGCGAAGGGAGCCAGAGGATGGTGGAGATATTGAAGATATTGTTGATACCTGCGACCTCTTGGTCATTGATGATTTGGGGACGGAGTTAGTCAATAATTTTGTGAACAGCGAATTGTTTCATATTATCAATAATCGACTGTTAGCTGGAAAGGGAACGATTATTTCTACTAATCTTGATTTAAAAGCGATGAGAGATAACTATACAGAAAGAATCACATCGCGTATTATCAACCAATATACCACGATTCCATTGTATGGGGAAGACATTCGTGGAAAGAAATAGCGATATGGAGGGAACTGTGATGTATGAGGAGAAGGCGATTGACCGTATACCAGTGGGAGCACTAGGGTTGGTTCCACTAGAAAGTTGCAATCAATTGGCACAAAAAGTAGATGGCTATTTGGTGAATTGGAGGCATAAAAAGCAAAGTGAACATAAGTCAACACTTCCATTTGTGGGCTATGAAAAATCATCCTATATTGTGAAGTCTAAAATTAGCCGATTTGGTTCAGGTGAGGCTAAGGGAGAATTTGAAGAATCGATCCGAGGAATGGATTTATTCTTAATGGTTGATGTCTGCAATTATAGCTTGACTTATTCACTATCTGGTATGACCAATCGGATGTCACCGGATGATCACTATCAGGATTTAAAGCGTATTATTGCAGCGGCAGCAGGAAAGGCAAGAAGAATTAATGTCATTATGCCGTTTTTATATGAGAGCCGTCAACACAAGAGGACAAGGAGAGAGTCCTTGGATTGTGCCATTGCACTTCAAGAATTAGTAAGTATGGGCGTGGATAATATTATTACATTTGATGCCCATGACCCGAGAGTGCAAAATGCCATTCCGTTAAAGACATTGGAAACCGTACAGCCAATTTATCAATACACTAAGACATTATTGCAAAACTATCCAGACCTCGAGGTGGATGCACAACATATGATGGTTATTAGTCCAGATGAGGGCGGAATGAGACGAGCAATTTACTTTGCCAATATGCTTGGTCTGGATGTGGGAATGTTTTACAAGAGACGAGATTACTCCGTGATTGTTGATGGAACAAATCCAATTATCGCTCATGAGTATTTGGGTAGCAATGTCGAGGGCAAGGATGTTGTGGTGATTGATGATATGATTTCTTCGGGTGGAAGTATGTTAGAAGTGGCGAAGGAATTGAAGGAAAGAAAGGCCAAGCGAGTTTTTGTCTGTGCGACATTTGGACTTTTTACTAATGGACTGAAGAAGTTTGATGAATACTATGAAAAAGGTCTGATTGATGCAATTTTTACAACAAATTTAATTTATCAGACACCTGAGTTATTGCAAAAACCATACTATATCAATGTGGATATGAGCAAGTATATTGCATTGATTATTGATAGCATCAACCATGATGTGTCATTGAGCGAGTTATTGACACCAATTTCAAGAGTGAACAATGAGTTAGAGGAGCATAGAAAGAAGAGATAGGAAACGAT
This region of Lachnospiraceae bacterium oral taxon 096 genomic DNA includes:
- a CDS encoding ribose-phosphate pyrophosphokinase, encoding MMYEEKAIDRIPVGALGLVPLESCNQLAQKVDGYLVNWRHKKQSEHKSTLPFVGYEKSSYIVKSKISRFGSGEAKGEFEESIRGMDLFLMVDVCNYSLTYSLSGMTNRMSPDDHYQDLKRIIAAAAGKARRINVIMPFLYESRQHKRTRRESLDCAIALQELVSMGVDNIITFDAHDPRVQNAIPLKTLETVQPIYQYTKTLLQNYPDLEVDAQHMMVISPDEGGMRRAIYFANMLGLDVGMFYKRRDYSVIVDGTNPIIAHEYLGSNVEGKDVVVIDDMISSGGSMLEVAKELKERKAKRVFVCATFGLFTNGLKKFDEYYEKGLIDAIFTTNLIYQTPELLQKPYYINVDMSKYIALIIDSINHDVSLSELLTPISRVNNELEEHRKKR
- a CDS encoding ATP-binding protein, producing MALTNSQYNALMREYEAQQAIDREDCQRRKEEVYAKIPQMKALEAQAGELALLRFQKMMTEKSTDVGLGFKEEIQDIQREKAKLLKKHGFPQDYMQMHYVCPECKDTGKVDGKKCHCFQMKALKLLYAQSNIDGTLQKENFDNFSFQYYDNRKRLAGIGLTNYEYMKNIIRHCQKYIENFGQQKESILFYGNTGVGKTFLTNCIAKALLDRGYAVLYFSSAELFDQVAKVKLRREPEDGGDIEDIVDTCDLLVIDDLGTELVNNFVNSELFHIINNRLLAGKGTIISTNLDLKAMRDNYTERITSRIINQYTTIPLYGEDIRGKK